DNA sequence from the Novipirellula galeiformis genome:
GATATCACGCGAGATACTCAGCACCCCTACAACGTCTCCCTCCTGATCGACCAAGCGAGTCACATTGGCGTCGATCCAGACCCGCGTTCCGTCTTTGCGCCAATCGCGAAATTCACCCTTCCAATCCTGGCCGGACAATCGTTCTTGGATTTGTTGAGTGATCCAGTCGCGTTTCGGCTCCGGATACCGATGGGCTAACGGTTGCCCCAGCATTTCCTCGGCGGTCCAGCCGAACAAACGCGTCGCTCCGATGTTCCAGTACGTAACGCGCCCCGCCACGTCGGTCACAATCGCTGCGTCTTGGACCTGGGAGAGCAAGAGAGAATCACGATCGAGAACTTGCTTTGCTTCTCGCCGTTCCAGAGAGTTGCGTAGCATTCCCGAAAGCGTCTTGAGCCATTCGCGTTCTTCGGCCAAGAAAAACGTCTCAGCCGCGTCCACAACCTCTGCCGCGTCCACAACCTCTGCCGCATCCCTAGCTGTCACGACCGTGGGAGGCTCTAAATAGACGATATCGACGCAGACGTGTCGGCCACCCCCAGTATTAAAACGGGCTGTTTGGCGGTAACGCGTCAGCATAAATCCAGCGCTGACATATTCCCGGTCATCGAGCGTTACGCGCGCTGCGGCGATTTCAGGGAATTGCCACGCTGCAGGAAGTGAATCCACCAATCGTTGCATCAACGTTGGCAGAGGCTGGTCGTCTTGTTGCAACAAGCTGGAAGCGTGATGCAGGGTGGCTAGCTCGTTGACGCGTTCCCTGAGAGCTTGCTTCTGCTTGTGTTGTTGTTGCTCCAGCGCTGGACGCTGCGCTCGCAATCGATGGCTGCTAAGCGCCTCTCGCACGGCATTGCCGAGGCGTTGAAGGTCGGCTTGGACGAGGAAGTCATCAGCGCCGCTTTTCATCGCGGCGACGGCTTTCTCCTCACCGCCGGTGGTGGAGACAAAAATAAAGGGGACCCAGTGCTCACGCGACTGCATCAAATCGAGCGTCTCGAGCTCGCGGAATTGCGACGAAGCGAAATCAGCGAGAATGAGATCGGGCGATGAACTCAACGCCGCCTGATAATCGGACTTTGTCACCACATGAGTGCATTGCACCCTCAACTCCGTCCGCGTCAGTGCTTGAATCAGCAACTCAGCATCTTGATGCGACTCTTTGACAATGAGCACCTTCAGGCGGTGGTCGCCCTGAGATGCTGTCGGTAATTTTGCCGTTCGATCCGTCATTGCATTCTTAAAGCGTCACCAGCCCCGGAGGCCCTTTCGACTCTTGCAGAGGAAAGGACTCTAAAGACGACAAACGTCATGTCGCCGCTAAGCAATCTCGACACGTTAGGAATATCGACCCCGTGGTCTTGAAAAGCCAGCAAGCGGCAAATCGGACTGGGATCATCAACGATGGCTGATGCAAATGGGATCGAAGCCTAAGCGGCTCAGTCTAGTTGGGAAAGGGACTCCGCTGCAGAGCCCACCGGGGAGGGGTGCAAGGCATTTGCCAAGCGAAGGACCTTCAGCTTGATAGGCCCCATCCACTCGAGGGTGCCTGCCACTCGAGGGTGCCTGCTACTCGAGGGTGCCTGCTACTCGAGGGTAACTGGAAAGCCATCGGCAATCCGAGGCGGGTACGATGAACGCGGGTACGACGAACGCGGGTACGACGAACCGCCAGTGCGTGCTCCATCGTCTGGCGACGGTGGAGCGACATCCATGATAAAAATGCGTTAACCGGGATGACTCGCACGAGAGCGAGGCGCCCGGTAACGCACCGTGGTGAAGCATTTTCGGGTAGCGAGCTTCGCCAGCAGGGGGTGCATCGCATTGGACGCCAACCCTCCACGCTCTGGTGAGCGTAGCTACGAAACGCAAATACCGTAATTTGCTGCCTCTAAATGCTTCACCGCGTTGCCGGTAACGGCTACAGCACCGACGCAACCGATTGGCATAGCGAGTCCATTTTGGCTTCACTCATGCCCGCGACATTGATGCGGCCGCTGCCGACGATGTAGATGCCGTGCTTGTTCTTCAGCTCGTCGACTTGCATGGGGGTTAAACCGCTAAAGGAGAACATCCCCTTTTGCTTGAGCAAGAACGAGAAATCGTGACCTGCACCGGTCGTCTTCATCGTCTCGACGAATTGCTGGCGCAGAGCATCGATCCGCTGGCGCATCTCGTCGACTTCCTGCTTCCAAAGCGTCGTCAGCTCAGCGTCTTGCAAGACCGTGGCGACGATCGCCCCGCCGTGACGCGGTGGGTTGCTGTAGTTGGTACGCACAATCGTCTTCAACTGACTTTGTGCCGCTTTCATCGTTTCCGAGTCCGCAGCGACCAAGCAAACCGAGCCGACGCGTTCGCTGTACAGTCCAAAGTTCTTGCTGAACGAATTGCACACAATGGCTTCGTCGACCGCTTCCAAAATGGTTTGCAGTCCCGCTTTGTCTTGCTCGATGCCATCACCAAAGCCTTGGTAGGCAAAATCGATCAGAGGAATCAGTTGACGCTCGGCAACCGTCTTCGCGATCGCTTTCCAGTCTTCGGGGGTGGGGTCGACGCCCGTCGGGTTGTGGCAGCACGCATGCAGCAACACCGCGTCACCCGGCTTTGTTTTCTGATTCAAGTCTTCGAGCATCCCAGCAAGGTCGAATGAGGTGCGATCGCTTCCCAGGTAGCGATAGGTTTCGCTTGCCAGTCCCGCAGCGGCAAAGATAGCCGGGTGGTTTGCCCACGTCGGTGATGGCATCCAGATTCGCGCTGGCGAAAGTTGAGCGACGATGAAATCGGCTGCGACACGCAGCGCACCGGTGCCGCCGGGGGTCTGCAGAATGGCAATGCGGCCCGCGTCAATCGAGTCGCCAAACACCAACGAGCGGACTTGTTCGCGATAGTCCGGCAAGCCATCGATCGACAGGTAACCCTTGGTCGCCTCGGTCTCGATCAAACGTCGTTCAGCTTCCTTGACGCACTTCAAAATCGGCGTCTGGCCCGATGCGTCCTTGTAAACCCCGACGCTGAGGTTCATCTTGCTAGGATTCTTGTCCGCCAAAAAAGCTTCGGTCAGCCCCAGAATGGAGTCTGGCGGAGCGGTCGGAATTCCAATGAATCGGTGCACGGCGTTAGATTTTGCGGACGCATTCATAGCAGCATTGGGATTGAATAGGGGCGGTATAAGGAATCGATCTCGCAAATCGTAATCAACAAACGAATCATCGCCTATTGCCAACTGGCTCAAATTTGGATGCTCCTGTTTCTATGCTTCCCAGTGACATCATTATTATCGGTGCCGGATCGGCGGGCTGTACTCTCGCCCACCTGTTGAGCGATCAGCACGGATTTTCGGTCACGCTGATTGAGCCGGCGACGATTGAGACGCCCCAAACCTTCCTAGCGCCCGAAATCGATCGGACTCGGCCCGCTCGCTGGTTGAAATTGCTGGCCGGCCCCAATGATTGGGACTACGCCACGGTGGCATCCAAGTCGCTCGCCGGCCGAGCGCTGAATTGCCCCCGGGGCCGAGGCATGGGCGGCAGCAGCCGGATCAATGCGATGATC
Encoded proteins:
- a CDS encoding amino acid aminotransferase, which translates into the protein MHRFIGIPTAPPDSILGLTEAFLADKNPSKMNLSVGVYKDASGQTPILKCVKEAERRLIETEATKGYLSIDGLPDYREQVRSLVFGDSIDAGRIAILQTPGGTGALRVAADFIVAQLSPARIWMPSPTWANHPAIFAAAGLASETYRYLGSDRTSFDLAGMLEDLNQKTKPGDAVLLHACCHNPTGVDPTPEDWKAIAKTVAERQLIPLIDFAYQGFGDGIEQDKAGLQTILEAVDEAIVCNSFSKNFGLYSERVGSVCLVAADSETMKAAQSQLKTIVRTNYSNPPRHGGAIVATVLQDAELTTLWKQEVDEMRQRIDALRQQFVETMKTTGAGHDFSFLLKQKGMFSFSGLTPMQVDELKNKHGIYIVGSGRINVAGMSEAKMDSLCQSVASVL